A stretch of Mucilaginibacter terrae DNA encodes these proteins:
- a CDS encoding SusC/RagA family TonB-linked outer membrane protein: MKKQLQKCCITPHFKKQSMRFALMCSVLLVLLSIGYTGKSYAQTGNKILITGTVTDSTGTKISGATINAVNQKNVGAVTDANGYFSLNVAPGTVLRISIIGYTPQTVTVSANNKVLSIALVSTATQTGEVVVTAYGRKQRKEAVVGSVTTVQPGELKIPASNLTNALAGQVAGIIAYQPSGQPGQDNASFFIRGVTTFGYKRDPLILIDNVELSTSDLARLQVDDIASFSILKDASATALYGARGANGVILVTTKEGKVGKAAINFRVETSTSQSVKNLQLADPITYMRLFNEATITRDPLSPLPFTQNKIINTQATLNNAPGSNKYVYPAVDWLNMLFKKRTTTQRADMSVSGGGGVARYYVSGSYNIDHGILRQDINNNNDNNVKFRNYQIRSNVNVNLTKTTEMVVRLSGTFNDYNGPLTSDASFSTDLYNIAMHTSPVLFPAYYEPDAANQKNPAHTFW, translated from the coding sequence ATGAAGAAACAACTACAAAAGTGTTGTATTACACCCCATTTTAAAAAGCAAAGTATGCGCTTTGCTTTGATGTGTAGTGTTTTACTGGTATTACTGTCAATTGGCTATACAGGTAAAAGCTATGCCCAAACCGGGAACAAAATTTTAATAACAGGTACTGTAACAGATTCAACGGGCACTAAAATAAGTGGAGCAACCATTAATGCCGTTAATCAAAAAAATGTTGGCGCTGTTACTGATGCCAACGGCTACTTTAGCCTTAATGTAGCTCCGGGCACAGTACTCCGCATAAGTATAATAGGTTATACACCGCAAACAGTAACCGTATCAGCCAATAACAAGGTACTATCGATAGCCTTGGTGTCAACCGCAACTCAAACAGGTGAGGTTGTGGTAACAGCTTACGGACGTAAACAACGAAAAGAAGCCGTTGTAGGCTCTGTAACCACTGTGCAGCCGGGCGAACTCAAAATACCCGCCAGTAACTTAACCAATGCCTTGGCCGGTCAGGTAGCTGGTATTATAGCGTATCAACCCAGCGGTCAGCCGGGGCAGGACAACGCCTCGTTTTTTATCAGGGGCGTAACTACGTTCGGCTATAAGCGCGACCCATTGATTTTAATTGATAACGTAGAATTATCAACAAGCGACCTTGCCAGGCTGCAGGTTGATGATATAGCCAGTTTCTCGATATTAAAGGATGCAAGTGCTACGGCATTATATGGCGCCAGAGGTGCCAATGGTGTAATATTAGTTACCACCAAAGAAGGTAAGGTAGGCAAGGCAGCCATCAATTTCAGGGTTGAAACCTCCACGTCTCAATCTGTTAAAAACCTTCAACTGGCTGATCCTATTACTTACATGCGTTTGTTTAACGAGGCCACCATTACGCGCGATCCGTTAAGCCCGCTTCCGTTTACTCAAAATAAAATCATCAATACCCAGGCTACTCTTAACAACGCGCCAGGAAGCAACAAATATGTTTATCCGGCGGTTGACTGGCTTAACATGCTCTTTAAAAAACGCACTACAACACAGCGTGCCGATATGAGTGTAAGTGGTGGCGGCGGTGTAGCTCGTTATTATGTATCTGGCTCGTATAATATTGACCACGGTATACTGCGCCAGGACATTAACAACAATAACGATAACAATGTTAAGTTTCGCAACTACCAGATACGCTCAAACGTAAATGTTAACCTTACCAAAACTACCGAAATGGTGGTAAGGTTATCAGGCACATTTAATGATTATAATGGCCCGCTTACCAGCGATGCGTCCTTTTCTACTGATTTATATAATATAGCCATGCATACCAGCCCGGTATTGTTTCCGGCTTATTACGAACCCGATGCTGCTAACCAAAAAAACCCAGCACATACTTTTTGGTAA
- a CDS encoding SusC/RagA family TonB-linked outer membrane protein: MLLTKKTQHILFGNALAPGSSGQSNAIAYVNPYASLLRGHKNFSQSRMSAQLELNQDLKFITPGLNVHGLFHTNRYSYFESSMGYSPFYYNIGSYDKLSNVYTLSWLNSQPGAATEYLAYNNDPKTSSLNTYVFFQGVIDYSRRFGNHNVSSSLIGTQQQTLYGNAGTLFNSLPYRNLTLAGRATYSYKSRYFLEFNFGYNGTERFSSNNRYGFFPTIGGSWIVSEEKFWGNKLYDVISRMKLRASYGLVGNDQIGSQRFYYLSDVNLNGGNPATFGTNNGYTRNGVVINNYSNTDITWETSRQLNLGMELTLFKNLNLVAEVYKYHRYNILQTRTAIPTTVGLESSVSANFGTANSKGIDLQADYKQTLSKSLWLQGRGNFTLASTKYDKYEEPQYNEAYRYQSGQYINRNYGYIAERLFVDDVEARNSPTQIFSSNGVAPQGGDIKYRDLNGDGKIDGADQTFIGFPTVPRIVYGYGLSSGYKNFDLSAFFQGQAQVSFFIDPSRTSPFIQSPDAAYASGNTQLLKAFADDHWSEDNQNLYAQYPRLGVNGAQIENNRQNSTWWMRSGSFMRLKSLEIGYTLPQRIAQKMKMTKCRIYFNGLNLYTWSPFKLWDPEIGGNGFAYPIQKVFNIGLNVNL; the protein is encoded by the coding sequence ATGCTGCTAACCAAAAAAACCCAGCACATACTTTTTGGTAATGCGCTTGCACCTGGCAGCAGCGGTCAATCAAATGCCATTGCCTATGTAAACCCGTATGCCTCATTACTACGCGGACATAAAAACTTTTCACAGTCGCGTATGTCGGCTCAGTTGGAATTAAACCAGGACCTGAAATTTATTACGCCCGGGCTTAATGTTCATGGCTTATTTCACACCAACAGGTATTCGTACTTCGAGTCGTCAATGGGCTACTCGCCATTTTACTACAATATTGGCAGTTATGATAAGTTAAGCAACGTTTACACCTTATCATGGTTAAACTCACAGCCCGGAGCAGCTACAGAGTATCTGGCTTACAATAATGACCCTAAAACAAGCAGCTTAAATACTTATGTGTTTTTTCAGGGTGTAATTGATTACAGCCGCAGGTTTGGCAATCATAACGTAAGCAGTTCTTTAATTGGTACACAGCAGCAAACCTTATACGGTAATGCAGGTACGCTATTTAACTCATTGCCCTATCGTAACCTAACCTTAGCGGGCCGCGCTACCTACTCGTACAAAAGCCGTTACTTTTTAGAGTTTAACTTTGGTTATAATGGTACCGAGCGCTTTTCAAGCAATAACAGGTATGGGTTTTTTCCAACCATTGGCGGCTCTTGGATAGTGTCTGAAGAAAAGTTTTGGGGTAATAAGTTATACGATGTAATTTCTCGAATGAAGCTTCGCGCCAGCTATGGTCTTGTTGGCAACGACCAGATCGGCTCTCAGCGTTTTTACTACCTATCTGATGTTAATTTAAACGGCGGCAACCCGGCAACCTTCGGTACTAATAATGGATACACCCGTAATGGGGTAGTAATTAATAACTATTCAAATACGGATATTACCTGGGAAACTTCGCGCCAGTTAAACCTGGGTATGGAGTTAACGCTGTTTAAAAACTTAAACTTAGTTGCCGAGGTTTACAAATACCACCGGTATAATATTTTGCAAACACGTACCGCCATTCCTACCACGGTTGGGTTGGAATCAAGCGTGAGCGCGAATTTTGGTACGGCAAACTCAAAAGGTATCGATCTGCAGGCTGATTATAAACAAACGTTAAGCAAAAGTTTATGGTTGCAGGGCAGGGGTAACTTTACGCTGGCATCAACTAAGTATGACAAGTACGAAGAGCCCCAGTACAATGAGGCTTACCGCTATCAATCGGGCCAGTATATTAACCGCAACTATGGCTATATAGCCGAGCGTTTGTTTGTTGATGATGTTGAAGCACGTAACTCGCCAACCCAGATATTTTCGAGTAATGGTGTTGCACCCCAAGGGGGCGATATTAAGTACCGCGATTTAAATGGCGATGGTAAAATTGATGGTGCCGACCAAACCTTTATCGGCTTTCCAACCGTTCCGCGCATAGTTTATGGCTATGGCTTATCGTCGGGCTATAAAAACTTTGACCTATCGGCATTCTTCCAGGGACAGGCACAAGTATCTTTCTTCATCGACCCGAGCCGTACAAGTCCGTTCATTCAAAGCCCTGATGCAGCTTACGCAAGCGGCAACACCCAGTTGCTGAAAGCCTTTGCCGACGACCATTGGTCTGAAGATAATCAAAACCTGTATGCTCAATACCCACGCCTGGGTGTAAACGGTGCACAGATTGAAAATAACCGTCAAAACAGTACCTGGTGGATGCGCAGCGGTAGCTTCATGCGGTTAAAGTCGTTAGAAATTGGCTACACGCTTCCGCAGCGCATAGCGCAAAAAATGAAGATGACCAAGTGCCGTATTTACTTCAACGGATTAAACTTATATACCTGGAGCCCTTTCAAGCTTTGGGACCCGGAAATAGGAGGCAATGGCTTTGCATACCCTATTCAAAAGGTGTTTAACATTGGTCTTAATGTTAACTTATAA